The segment CCGAATTCGAAGCACAAACCCCGTATATGTATTCCACTTACGAAGCCCCGATGATGGGCGACGTCGAATGCGAGGCCCGTCCTTCCGACCGTAAGAAAGTCGTCATTCTCGGTGGTGGCCCCAACCGCATCGGGCAAGGTATCGAATTCGATTACTGCTGCTGTCACGCTTGCTATGCGCTGACGGACGCGGGCTATGAAACCATCATGGTGAACTGCAACCCAGAGACCGTCTCGACCGACTATGACACCTCGGACCGTCTGTATTTCGAACCGCTGACCTTTGAACATGTCATGGAGATCATGCGCGTCGAGCAGGAAAACGGAACGTTGCATGGCGTCATCGTTCAGTTCGGTGGTCAAACCCCTCTCAAGCTTGCCAATGCCTTGCAAGACGCCGGCATCCCGATCCTCGGCACCACGCCTGACGCGATTGATCTGGCCGAAGATCGCGAGCGTTTCCAGCAACTTGTCCAGCAACTCGGCCTGAAACAGCCGCATAACGGCATCGCCTCTACCGACGCGCAGGCCCTTGAAATCGCAGCTGATATCGGCTTCCCGCTGGTGATCCGGCCCTCTTATGTCTTGGGCGGGCGTGCCATGGAAATCGTGCGCGACATGGCCCAGCTTGAACGCTACATCCGCGAAGCTGTTGTGGTTTCCGGCGACAGCCCTGTCCTGCTCGACAGCTACCTGTCCGGCGCGGTTGAACTTGACGTGGACGCCCTGTGTGATGGCAAGGACGTGCATGTCGCAGGCATCATGCAGCACATCGAAGAGGCCGGCGTGCACTCTGGCGACAGCGCCTGTTCCCTGCCGCCCTACTCCCTGCCCCAGGACATCATCGACGAAGTCACCAAACAGACCAAAGCCTTGGCGCTCGCTCTTAATGTTGTCGGGCTGATGAACATCCAGTTCGCGGTCAAAGACGGCGATGTTTACCTGATCGAAGTCAACCCGCGCGCCTCACGCACCGTGCCTTTTGTGGCAAAAGCGACCGACAGTGCCATCGCCAGCATCGCCGCACGCATCATGGCAGGTGAGCCCCTCAGCAACTTCCCGCTGCGCGCAGCCTACCCCGAACAATCCGCCTATTCCGACACGCTGCCCTTGGGCGACCCGATGACGCTGGCCGACCCCAATATGCCGTGGTTCTCGGTCAAGGAGGCCGTGCTGCCCTTTGCCCGTTTCCCCGGTGTCGACACGCTGCTTGGCCCTGAGATGCGGTCCACCGGCGAAGTCATGGGCTGGGACCGCGACTTCCCCCGCGCCTTCCTAAAGGCGCAGATGGGCGCGGGTACGATACTGCCCCGCACCGGTTGTGCCTTCCTGTCGATAAAAGACATGGACAAAACCGACGACATGTTAACGGCGGCAAATATTCTGATCGCGCAAGGGTTTAGCATCGTCGCAACCCGCGGCACTGCGACGTGGTTGGCCTCACATGACATTCCTTGCGAGACAGTGAACAAGGTATACGAGGGACGCCCCGACATCACCGATATGATGAAGGACGAGCAGATTCATCTGGTGCTGAACACCACCGAAGGATCGCAAGCGGTTGAAGACAGCAAATCAATCCGTTCCATCGCGCTGTTTGACAAGATCCCCTATTTCACCACTGCAGCGGGGGCATATGCCGCCACTTTGGCCATCAAAGCTCAGGCCGAGGATGAAATCGGTGTGAAGTCCCTGCAAGGGTAATCGAACATGGGGTGCGCCGTTAGAGTTCGGGGCACCTTACAAAGCTTGATACATCCCGATCAGCTTCGTCAGGCGTTGTGACATCGTTTCACCAATGACCGACGCCAGTTGCGCATCGCGCAGACCCATTTCCTCACCGGCAAGCGCCGCCTTCAACAGCCCTTCGAATGATACCCATTTGCTGTTGATCTGGCCCAACGTGATCTTGATCTTGATGTTGGGTGCCTTTTCCAAACCCAATATGCGATCCCCGCCGATCAGCGCCGCGTTCATGTTCATGAATGAGGCCATATTGTCGGTAATATGCGCCGCGGCATCCGATCCGCCAATCGAAAGGCGCAGATGGCAAAAATCTTTCAGAATTTCCTCCAACAGCGCATTTTGTTGATGCAATATCTCAATCGCATTGGCGGACGGCCCCGTGATGCTTTTGCCGCTTTGACGCATGTCCTTCAACGTCGCGTGCAACCTGTTAGCCACAAGGCCCGTACGCGACAGAATCAGCCCGACAGGAACCGCATGCATATCCCCCGCAGCCACTTGTTGCGCCGACAGGGTCAGCCCACGTGAAAAACGCTCGATCTCGATCAGGACGGTCCGGTGGGGGCCGGCGGTCATTGGTGGCAGCGCGAGCGCTGGATCACCGTCGATGATACTGCCCATAACACCTGTAAACGCCACTGCATTGTCGATCGTAGCGTCCGAATGCAGTTGGGAATCAGCGCCTGATAAAACCATGCACGCAGATTTCCCAATGCGTTGGGCGCGCTGAAGCTGTTCAAACAACAGGGACTGGCGCACCGCATCAGCATCTTGGGCAAAAACCGGAACAATGCCGCCCAAAATCAGGACAGCCGCAGTTATAATTCGCAGCATCTATCAAACCCAAATCAACCCGTTGCGCCACGATGTCACGGAAGTCTTAAATCTTTATCACCGCTTAGCTGCCGTTCAGTCCGCTCTTGCGAAGGACAAGGGACCAAGCCTATCATCACCCAACTCAAGAGGTCCTCATGCATACACCAGCCATCACAGGCACCGGCGTTTTCACGCCGTCCGAAACCATCACTAACGCGGAACTTGTCCGTGCATTCAACGCCTACGTCGACCTTTACAACGCCGAACATGCAGACGCGATTGCAACCGGCGAACTGCCTGCCAAGACTTATTCTTCGGAAGAATTCATCTTCAAGGCCAGCGGAATCGAACAGCGCTATGTGATTGATAAAACGGGCATCCTTGATCCGAAAGTCATGCACCCTTTGTTGCGTCAGCGCAGCGATGACGAACCCGGCCTGATGGCCGAAATGGCGTTGGACGCAGCACAAAAGGCGCTCGCGCAAGCGGGAAAGACAGCCGCCGATGTGGATGCCGTGATCTGCGCGGCGTCAAATCTGGAACGCGCCTACCCCGCCGTCGCCATCGAAATTCAGGAATTGTTGCAAATCAACGGCTTTGCCTTCGACATGAATGTCGCCTGTTCCTCTGCGACCTTCGGCATTCAGGCCGCCGCAGACATGGTGCGCAGCGGCTCGATCCGCAGTGCCTTGGTGGTGAACCCTGAAATTTGCTCGGCCCATCTGGAATGGCGCGACCGCGACTGCCACTTTATTTTCGGGGATGTCGCCACGGCCACATTGATCGAACGGGCCGAAGACGCAAGCGGGCCGTATTTCGAAATAAAATCAACCCGTTGCGCGACAGAGTTCTCGAATAACATCCGCAACAACAACGGCTTTTTGCGCCGTTCGCGTCCAGATGGCGTGGCCGACCGGCGTGACATGCAGTTCATGCAGAACGGGCGCAAAGTGTTTAAAGAAGTGCTGCCTATGGTCGCGGATCATATCGCAGGACATATGGCGGACAATGACGTGCAAGCCGATGATCTCAAACGGCTTTGGCTGCATCAGGCCAATAAGTCGATGAATGATTTCATTGGCCGCAAAGTGTTGGGCCGGGCACCGGAAGCGGGCGAACAACCCAACATTCTGCAAGATTACGCCAATACCTCATCCGCAGGGTCGATCATTGCATTTTCCAAATATTCCAACGACTTGTCAGATGGCGATACCGGTTTGATCTGTTCGTTCGGGGCGGGGTATTCCGTGGGATCGGTCATCGTGCAGAAACACGGTTAAGGGCGGCTTAAACGCCTTTTTTCGACACCCGTTTGTGCACTTCGGCGACGGTTTCAACCCGTTCCGAATAACGATCCACAAGATACTCCGCACGTCCGCGCACCATCCATGTGAATTTCACCAGTTCTTCCATCACGTCGACGATCCGCGCGTAAAACGGACCGTCTGGCAGCTGTCCATTGCTGTTAAACTCCAGCCAGGCCTTTGGAATACTGGACTGGTTAGGGATCGTGACCATCCGCATCCAGCGCCCTAGAATACGCATCTGGTTCACCGCATTAAACGATTGCGATCCACCGCTGACCT is part of the Sulfitobacter geojensis genome and harbors:
- the carB gene encoding carbamoyl-phosphate synthase large subunit — protein: MPKRTDIQSIMIIGAGPIVIGQACEFDYSGAQACKALKEEGYRVILVNSNPATIMTDPGLADATYIEPITPEIVAKIIEKERPDALLPTMGGQTGLNTSLALEEMGVLAKFNVEMIGAKREAIEMAEDRKLFRDAMDRLGIENPKATICTAPKDADGKKDLAAGVQIALESLEEIGLPAIIRPAFTMGGTGGGVAYNRADYEFFCRSGMDASPVGQILIDESLLGWKEFEMEVVRDTADNAIIVCAIENVDPMGVHTGDSITVAPALTLTDKEYQIMRNHSIAVLREIGVETGGSNVQWAVNPADGRMVVIEMNPRVSRSSALASKATGFPIAKIAAKLAVGFTLDELDNDITGVTPASFEPTIDYVVTKIPKFAFEKFPGSEPYLTTAMKSVGEAMSIGRTIHESMQKALASMESGLTGFDEIDIDGFSADVPSDAPQNTAAITKAIAKQTPDRLRTIAQAMRHGMSNDDIQGTTMFDPWFLDRIREIIDAEEAVRTAGLPADEAGMRHLKMMGFTDARLATLTGQTETQVRAARIQLGVTAVFKRIDTCAAEFEAQTPYMYSTYEAPMMGDVECEARPSDRKKVVILGGGPNRIGQGIEFDYCCCHACYALTDAGYETIMVNCNPETVSTDYDTSDRLYFEPLTFEHVMEIMRVEQENGTLHGVIVQFGGQTPLKLANALQDAGIPILGTTPDAIDLAEDRERFQQLVQQLGLKQPHNGIASTDAQALEIAADIGFPLVIRPSYVLGGRAMEIVRDMAQLERYIREAVVVSGDSPVLLDSYLSGAVELDVDALCDGKDVHVAGIMQHIEEAGVHSGDSACSLPPYSLPQDIIDEVTKQTKALALALNVVGLMNIQFAVKDGDVYLIEVNPRASRTVPFVAKATDSAIASIAARIMAGEPLSNFPLRAAYPEQSAYSDTLPLGDPMTLADPNMPWFSVKEAVLPFARFPGVDTLLGPEMRSTGEVMGWDRDFPRAFLKAQMGAGTILPRTGCAFLSIKDMDKTDDMLTAANILIAQGFSIVATRGTATWLASHDIPCETVNKVYEGRPDITDMMKDEQIHLVLNTTEGSQAVEDSKSIRSIALFDKIPYFTTAAGAYAATLAIKAQAEDEIGVKSLQG
- a CDS encoding beta-ketoacyl-ACP synthase III, encoding MHTPAITGTGVFTPSETITNAELVRAFNAYVDLYNAEHADAIATGELPAKTYSSEEFIFKASGIEQRYVIDKTGILDPKVMHPLLRQRSDDEPGLMAEMALDAAQKALAQAGKTAADVDAVICAASNLERAYPAVAIEIQELLQINGFAFDMNVACSSATFGIQAAADMVRSGSIRSALVVNPEICSAHLEWRDRDCHFIFGDVATATLIERAEDASGPYFEIKSTRCATEFSNNIRNNNGFLRRSRPDGVADRRDMQFMQNGRKVFKEVLPMVADHIAGHMADNDVQADDLKRLWLHQANKSMNDFIGRKVLGRAPEAGEQPNILQDYANTSSAGSIIAFSKYSNDLSDGDTGLICSFGAGYSVGSVIVQKHG